The following are encoded together in the Xanthobacter autotrophicus Py2 genome:
- a CDS encoding heat shock protein DnaJ domain protein (PFAM: heat shock protein DnaJ domain protein~KEGG: bra:BRADO1388 hypothetical protein; partial homology with benzene monooxygenase ferredoxin), which produces MCSRWCCDTCGCGRDAARSPRQAPIPPPALWLQTCMHAQTVQRLRTFSDKTGRGAGSCMEARGMTDKEQWVVWNGSLGVLDTVTIGLVEQGEGGRSACLAPPYGVVGPFSLDELEATGRIAFGACLVMSRERWQQDQVELRLKARNERQAFLSRLNVDDDDKEHREALDLPMDGALEPSEINAAFRRLAKSAHPDAGGSNERYRRIAEARDALLDQFAGAT; this is translated from the coding sequence ATGTGCAGTCGATGGTGTTGTGACACCTGCGGCTGCGGCAGGGACGCCGCCAGGTCTCCCCGGCAGGCGCCGATTCCTCCTCCCGCGCTCTGGCTTCAAACCTGCATGCACGCACAGACGGTCCAGCGGTTGCGAACCTTTTCGGACAAAACGGGGCGCGGCGCCGGCTCATGCATGGAAGCGCGTGGCATGACGGACAAAGAGCAATGGGTCGTCTGGAACGGCTCCCTGGGGGTCCTCGATACGGTGACCATCGGGCTGGTCGAACAGGGTGAGGGCGGGCGGAGCGCCTGTCTCGCCCCGCCCTATGGGGTGGTCGGGCCGTTCAGCCTTGATGAGCTGGAAGCCACGGGCCGGATCGCCTTTGGCGCATGCCTCGTCATGTCGCGGGAGAGATGGCAGCAGGATCAGGTGGAACTGCGCCTCAAGGCGCGGAACGAGCGCCAGGCCTTCCTGTCCCGGCTGAATGTCGATGACGACGACAAGGAGCACCGCGAGGCCCTGGACCTGCCCATGGACGGAGCGCTCGAGCCGTCGGAGATCAATGCCGCCTTCCGGCGCCTGGCCAAGAGCGCGCATCCGGACGCCGGCGGCAGTAATGAACGCTATCGCCGTATCGCCGAGGCGCGGGACGCCCTGCTCGATCAGTTCGCCGGTGCCACATAG
- a CDS encoding Polypeptide-transport-associated domain protein ShlB-type (PFAM: surface antigen variable number repeat protein; Polypeptide-transport-associated domain protein ShlB-type~KEGG: nha:Nham_0727 hemolysin activation/secretion protein-like) gives MTRSRISAGSSRPGHTRVPGTASASGLALAAAVGMLVPASALAQGLPFNIGDAVRDAQQSQQAAPQPQQAAPLVLPKLAEPQLVLPDKSTLHVRHIAVTGTEGLAVSEEKLRAVLAPYEGRKLSLAEIYAAADKVTALYREAGYLVAKVYVPQQDARKGTLTFKLVPGRYGQVNVKNESRVKDFMVRGTLDTQKVLPGELIEQARLERAMLLISDLAGAGMPRAVIGAGATQGTSDFVFDVPEQRLVDGFLMGDNFGTPYTGIWRASGGFNINSPLGIGDRLSAFGLVSNSTDMLNGRVAYSLPLGYDGLRAEVAAFRTTYALGDTYADLNATGVADGVSATLLYPFLRSRAVSVWGSAAYTYKNLNDETLGVSYAHRYINEGIVGLNGDTSGVLPWLNMPVVTSTAVAITFGNVDFPDADQALANLIGADTQGDFSKITASFVMTVALMEKLSLSVNVRGQKSFSGNLDSSEQFSLTGIFGVRSYYEGLSGDSGWLVTPELKYALPDIYGWHHAVSAFADVGGVALEDGAYTITQPDYVQLGDIGLGYYGNYEYMPGRNLLLKAYLAWSVGGNEAQAGYSRGNTVGLVQAGITF, from the coding sequence ATGACCCGTTCCAGGATTTCCGCCGGCTCGTCCCGGCCAGGACACACGCGTGTTCCAGGCACCGCGAGCGCTTCAGGCCTCGCCCTCGCGGCGGCGGTCGGGATGCTCGTCCCGGCATCGGCCCTCGCCCAGGGCCTGCCCTTCAACATCGGCGATGCGGTGCGTGACGCGCAGCAGTCCCAGCAGGCCGCGCCCCAGCCGCAGCAGGCCGCGCCTTTGGTGCTGCCGAAGCTCGCCGAGCCGCAGCTGGTGCTGCCGGACAAGTCCACCCTCCACGTGCGCCACATCGCCGTCACCGGCACCGAGGGGCTGGCCGTCAGCGAGGAAAAGCTGCGCGCTGTTCTGGCGCCCTATGAAGGCAGAAAGCTTTCCCTCGCCGAGATCTACGCCGCCGCCGACAAGGTCACCGCGCTCTATCGCGAGGCCGGATATTTGGTGGCCAAGGTCTATGTGCCCCAGCAGGACGCGCGGAAGGGCACGCTCACCTTCAAGCTGGTGCCCGGCCGCTACGGCCAGGTGAACGTCAAGAACGAGAGCCGGGTGAAAGACTTCATGGTGAGGGGCACCCTCGACACCCAGAAGGTGCTGCCGGGCGAACTCATCGAGCAGGCCCGGCTGGAACGGGCCATGCTGCTGATCTCCGACCTTGCCGGCGCCGGCATGCCGCGGGCGGTGATCGGGGCAGGCGCGACCCAGGGCACTTCCGACTTCGTGTTCGACGTGCCCGAGCAGCGCCTCGTCGACGGCTTCCTCATGGGCGACAATTTCGGCACGCCCTACACCGGCATCTGGCGCGCCTCCGGCGGCTTCAACATCAACTCCCCGCTGGGCATTGGCGACCGGCTCTCCGCCTTCGGCCTCGTCTCCAACTCCACCGACATGCTCAACGGCCGCGTGGCCTATTCCCTGCCGCTTGGGTACGACGGCCTGAGGGCGGAGGTGGCGGCCTTCCGCACCACCTATGCGCTGGGCGACACCTATGCCGACCTCAACGCCACCGGCGTTGCCGACGGCGTCTCCGCCACCCTGCTTTACCCCTTCCTGCGCTCGCGGGCGGTCTCGGTCTGGGGCAGCGCGGCCTACACCTACAAGAACCTCAATGACGAGACCCTGGGCGTGTCCTACGCCCACCGCTACATCAACGAGGGCATTGTGGGCCTCAACGGCGACACCTCCGGCGTGCTGCCCTGGCTGAACATGCCGGTGGTGACCTCCACGGCGGTGGCCATCACCTTCGGCAACGTGGATTTCCCCGACGCCGACCAGGCGCTCGCCAACCTCATCGGCGCCGATACCCAGGGCGACTTCTCCAAGATCACCGCATCCTTCGTGATGACGGTGGCGCTGATGGAGAAGCTGTCGCTGTCGGTGAACGTGCGCGGCCAGAAGTCGTTCTCGGGGAATCTCGATTCCTCCGAGCAATTCTCCCTCACCGGCATCTTCGGGGTGCGCAGCTATTACGAAGGGCTGTCAGGGGACAGCGGCTGGCTGGTGACGCCGGAACTGAAATACGCCCTGCCGGACATCTATGGCTGGCACCACGCGGTGAGCGCCTTTGCCGACGTGGGCGGGGTGGCGCTGGAGGACGGCGCTTACACCATCACCCAGCCTGACTATGTGCAGCTCGGCGACATCGGCCTCGGCTATTACGGCAACTACGAATACATGCCCGGCCGCAACCTGCTCCTGAAGGCGTATCTCGCCTGGAGCGTGGGCGGCAACGAGGCCCAGGCCGGCTACAGCCGTGGCAACACCGTAGGCCTGGTCCAGGCCGGCATCACCTTCTGA
- a CDS encoding porin (PFAM: porin~KEGG: rpd:RPD_3281 hypothetical protein), which yields MTGRSWAPHGAISLVCLTALFAPRMAEAADLPVKAQATENVKVCAAYGPGFYYIPGTDTCLRVGGWARMDTYMNVAAIFSQGSAFGGPGYSPFAFPFRDAHDADYFTQGRGVAEIDARTQTDYGTLRSYFRGGAEWDSQSGPGKGPGPALYIERAFIQFGGLTFGYTQSFFDTGIGYSIATLFAGSNTWNTTAAYTAEFGNGFSASLAVEDAANRTTGVQATGVSITGVTSPSDFPFVSGGTGAPLLYSNYQAGQQTPDFVANLRAEGAWGMVQLAGALHQVEAMPPAYLGSAFIGSSSTGQWGYALGAYTEIRLPFIAAGDSLYLQANYSEGALNYAGLAAGNQNRLQAIGYIPLNSVGLMSGAYYPLADAVMGPDGSYEMVGAWAIQGQFRHFWVPQVRSAVFGGYVSVDVPTNVVGAASFAMWQAGVNTFWSPVRNLDIGAEVVYTAVDGSRPLGITNAVSASGGVIPTLVGGSANAVSGAVRIQRNF from the coding sequence ATGACCGGACGTTCCTGGGCGCCGCACGGCGCCATCAGCCTTGTGTGCCTTACAGCACTGTTTGCGCCGCGCATGGCCGAGGCGGCCGACCTGCCGGTCAAGGCCCAGGCCACGGAGAATGTTAAGGTCTGCGCAGCCTACGGCCCCGGCTTCTACTACATTCCCGGCACGGACACCTGCCTTCGGGTCGGCGGCTGGGCCCGCATGGACACCTATATGAACGTCGCCGCGATCTTCTCGCAGGGCTCGGCGTTCGGCGGGCCGGGATATTCGCCGTTCGCCTTTCCCTTCCGGGATGCGCATGATGCCGATTATTTCACCCAGGGGCGCGGCGTTGCGGAGATCGATGCGCGGACGCAGACCGACTATGGCACGTTGCGCTCCTATTTCCGTGGCGGCGCCGAATGGGATTCCCAGAGCGGCCCCGGCAAGGGCCCCGGCCCCGCCCTTTATATCGAACGCGCCTTCATCCAGTTCGGCGGGCTGACGTTCGGCTATACCCAGTCGTTCTTCGACACCGGCATCGGCTATTCCATCGCCACCCTGTTCGCGGGCTCGAACACCTGGAACACCACGGCGGCCTACACGGCCGAGTTCGGCAACGGCTTTTCCGCCTCGCTCGCGGTGGAGGATGCGGCCAACCGCACCACCGGCGTCCAGGCCACGGGCGTGAGCATCACCGGCGTGACCTCGCCGTCCGACTTTCCGTTCGTGAGCGGCGGCACCGGCGCCCCCTTGCTCTATTCCAACTACCAGGCCGGTCAGCAGACGCCGGATTTCGTCGCCAACCTGCGGGCCGAGGGGGCGTGGGGGATGGTGCAACTGGCCGGGGCGCTGCATCAGGTGGAGGCTATGCCCCCCGCCTATCTCGGCTCCGCATTCATCGGCAGCTCCAGCACCGGCCAGTGGGGCTATGCCCTCGGCGCCTATACCGAGATCCGGCTGCCCTTCATCGCGGCGGGCGACAGCCTCTACCTCCAGGCCAACTATTCCGAGGGCGCCCTCAATTATGCCGGTCTTGCCGCCGGTAACCAGAACCGGCTGCAGGCCATCGGCTATATCCCGCTCAACAGCGTCGGCCTCATGAGCGGCGCCTATTATCCCCTCGCCGACGCGGTGATGGGCCCGGACGGATCCTACGAGATGGTGGGCGCCTGGGCGATTCAGGGCCAGTTCCGGCATTTCTGGGTGCCGCAGGTGCGCTCCGCCGTGTTCGGTGGCTATGTCAGCGTGGATGTGCCGACCAATGTGGTGGGCGCGGCGAGCTTCGCCATGTGGCAGGCCGGCGTGAACACCTTCTGGTCGCCGGTGCGCAATCTCGATATCGGTGCGGAGGTGGTCTACACCGCCGTCGATGGCAGTCGGCCGCTGGGCATCACCAACGCCGTGTCCGCCAGCGGCGGCGTCATCCCCACCCTGGTGGGCGGGTCGGCCAATGCGGTCTCGGGCGCGGTGCGGATCCAGCGCAACTTCTGA
- a CDS encoding filamentous haemagglutinin family outer membrane protein (TIGRFAM: filamentous haemagglutinin family outer membrane protein~PFAM: filamentous haemagglutinin domain protein; GLUG domain protein~KEGG: har:HEAR1853 hypothetical protein), whose protein sequence is MRARAAVVPPAPQMAGVPFSSPAVLGRRARLTRLLCASTALATLLANPAFAAPQGGTVVSGTATISTSGTTTNINQSTNKAIINWTNFSVAAAETVNFNQPSAASVTLNRVIGNESSVIAGAINANGQVFLVNSNGILFTGTSQVNVGGLVASTLDISNADFLAGNYVFSGSSTASVVNRGNISAASGGYVSLMGKSVSNEGVITATLGTVSLNAASKMTLNFEGNSLVDVTLDEGVLNALVENKQLIKADGGKVIMTAKAADAVLSAQVNNSGIIQARTMAALTGGSSAKTYKKGSITLKADGGTTKVSGTLDASAPNGGDGGSIETSGNTVKISDAATITTLASSGNTGSWLIDPDGFTIGRYAYWTRPWVRRAHDDGGDISASKLSSLLATTSVEIQSTDGSGTDGDITVNAAVSWSANTTLTLTATNDININAPITATGTSAGLNLNYGGDYYIANGAAVTLSGADASLVMNGQAYTLIHTMAQLAALDDATGTASGFYAIANDIDASAAAYDGPVIAKLSGTLAGLGHTVSGLTISSGGSSVGLIGSIGTGSKVRDLGLLDADITGNSTVGALAGENNGIVSNSYATGAVTSLSSGWAGTGGLIGENYGTITGSHAAVTVTSSGNYVGGLVGYSYGIITGSYATGDVSGYMTVGGLVGGGGGTVSDAYATGDVTGNNYVGGLAGTAGGTYTNVYATGNVTGVQTVGGLIGYSNGVKLNTAYASGNVTGAGQDVGGLIGMSNYGTLTNVSASGTVTNTGSYTGGIVGRVVGTTISDASFSGTVTGAFGTGGIAGFNGGTITDSQVTGSVTGTAAVGGIAGLNLGGTISNVLFAGSVTGILTVGGVAGTSTGTIDNATSTGTVSGTSNVGGIAGNNLGGITNSSATGAVSGTQNTGGLVGNNIGAGKVSNSTWNTTSTGQTGGVGNGQGIGSSVSGVTSPTIPAYATDAVQSAVRAATVSATTGVQETADNPPSTSDVAAGSSATAALAGPSVASQIDSSAAPAPTTSWRQLQDQEERRRKRAAQQVQPASAPKGGVGGSIRSIDVDGQHFDLEKDSAPASSAPAQPAAPAPAAAPAQ, encoded by the coding sequence ATGCGTGCGCGCGCCGCTGTCGTTCCTCCGGCACCGCAAATGGCCGGGGTCCCGTTTTCGAGCCCTGCCGTGCTGGGCCGGCGGGCACGGCTGACGCGCCTCCTTTGCGCCTCCACCGCGCTGGCGACGCTTCTGGCAAACCCGGCGTTTGCCGCGCCCCAGGGCGGGACAGTGGTCTCGGGGACGGCGACCATTTCGACTTCGGGCACCACCACCAACATCAATCAATCCACCAACAAGGCCATCATCAACTGGACGAACTTCTCGGTCGCCGCCGCGGAGACCGTGAACTTCAACCAGCCGTCGGCCGCCTCAGTCACGCTGAACCGCGTGATCGGCAACGAAAGCTCGGTCATCGCCGGCGCCATCAACGCCAACGGACAGGTGTTCCTGGTCAATTCCAACGGCATCCTCTTCACCGGCACCAGCCAGGTGAACGTGGGCGGCCTCGTCGCCTCGACGCTGGACATCAGCAACGCCGACTTCCTCGCCGGCAACTACGTGTTCTCCGGCTCCTCCACCGCGTCGGTGGTGAACCGGGGCAACATCAGCGCGGCGAGCGGCGGCTACGTCTCGCTCATGGGCAAGAGTGTGTCGAATGAAGGCGTCATCACCGCCACGCTGGGCACCGTCTCGCTGAATGCCGCCTCGAAGATGACCCTCAATTTCGAGGGCAATTCCCTTGTTGACGTGACCCTCGACGAGGGAGTGCTGAACGCCCTTGTGGAGAACAAGCAGCTCATCAAGGCCGACGGCGGCAAGGTGATCATGACCGCCAAGGCGGCGGACGCGGTTCTCTCCGCGCAGGTGAACAACAGCGGGATCATTCAGGCCCGCACCATGGCCGCGCTGACGGGCGGTTCATCGGCGAAGACCTACAAGAAGGGCTCCATCACCCTGAAGGCGGACGGCGGCACCACGAAGGTCTCCGGCACGCTGGATGCCTCCGCCCCCAACGGCGGCGACGGCGGCTCCATCGAGACTTCCGGCAACACGGTGAAGATCAGTGATGCCGCCACCATCACCACGCTCGCCAGCAGCGGCAACACCGGCAGCTGGCTCATCGATCCCGACGGCTTCACCATTGGCCGTTACGCCTATTGGACGCGGCCATGGGTCCGCCGGGCGCATGATGATGGCGGCGACATCAGCGCCAGTAAGTTAAGCTCCCTGCTTGCCACCACCAGTGTTGAGATACAGTCCACCGACGGCAGCGGCACCGACGGCGATATCACTGTCAATGCTGCGGTCTCATGGTCGGCCAACACCACGTTGACCCTCACCGCCACCAACGACATCAACATCAATGCACCGATCACCGCCACGGGGACCAGTGCCGGGCTCAATCTGAACTATGGCGGCGATTATTACATCGCCAACGGCGCTGCGGTGACCTTGAGCGGTGCCGACGCCAGCCTCGTCATGAACGGCCAAGCCTATACGCTCATCCACACCATGGCGCAGTTGGCGGCCCTCGACGATGCCACCGGAACCGCATCGGGCTTTTACGCCATCGCCAACGATATCGACGCCAGCGCCGCCGCCTACGACGGCCCGGTGATCGCCAAGCTCAGCGGGACGCTGGCAGGCCTGGGGCACACCGTCAGCGGGCTCACCATCTCCTCTGGCGGCAGTTCTGTGGGCCTGATCGGCTCCATCGGCACTGGCAGCAAAGTCCGCGACCTCGGCCTGCTGGACGCGGACATCACTGGAAATTCCACCGTCGGCGCCCTTGCGGGCGAAAACAACGGCATCGTCAGCAACAGCTACGCAACCGGCGCCGTGACGAGCCTGTCCAGCGGCTGGGCCGGCACCGGCGGTCTGATCGGCGAAAACTACGGCACGATCACCGGCTCCCACGCGGCCGTGACGGTCACGAGCTCCGGCAATTACGTCGGTGGGCTGGTTGGCTACAGCTACGGCATCATTACCGGGTCCTACGCTACCGGTGATGTCTCGGGCTACATGACCGTTGGCGGGCTGGTCGGCGGCGGTGGCGGAACTGTAAGCGATGCTTATGCCACCGGCGACGTAACCGGGAACAATTATGTCGGCGGACTGGCTGGAACTGCCGGCGGCACCTACACCAACGTCTATGCGACCGGAAATGTGACCGGCGTCCAGACCGTAGGCGGCCTCATCGGCTACAGCAACGGCGTCAAGTTGAACACCGCCTATGCCAGTGGAAACGTTACAGGCGCGGGCCAGGACGTCGGCGGACTTATCGGTATGAGCAATTATGGAACGCTCACCAACGTTTCTGCATCCGGAACCGTGACCAATACTGGAAGCTATACCGGCGGCATCGTTGGAAGGGTCGTGGGAACGACGATCAGCGATGCGTCCTTCTCCGGAACAGTGACCGGGGCCTTCGGCACCGGCGGCATCGCGGGCTTCAATGGGGGAACCATCACCGATTCCCAGGTGACCGGGAGCGTGACGGGTACCGCCGCCGTAGGCGGTATCGCCGGCCTCAATCTCGGCGGAACCATCAGCAACGTTCTGTTTGCCGGCAGCGTGACAGGCATCCTGACGGTGGGCGGTGTGGCCGGCACCAGCACCGGCACCATCGACAACGCCACCTCGACAGGAACGGTCTCCGGAACGAGCAATGTCGGGGGTATCGCCGGCAACAATCTCGGTGGCATCACCAATTCGTCTGCCACCGGCGCAGTCTCCGGGACGCAGAATACCGGAGGGCTGGTCGGCAACAACATCGGCGCGGGCAAGGTTTCCAACAGCACCTGGAACACCACATCCACCGGCCAGACCGGAGGCGTGGGCAACGGCCAAGGGATCGGCTCCTCGGTGTCGGGCGTGACGTCGCCCACGATCCCTGCCTATGCAACGGATGCTGTGCAATCGGCCGTGCGCGCAGCCACGGTCAGCGCCACCACCGGCGTGCAGGAGACGGCGGACAACCCGCCATCGACCTCAGACGTGGCGGCGGGGAGTTCGGCGACGGCAGCGCTTGCCGGGCCTTCGGTGGCCTCCCAGATCGACAGCAGCGCAGCGCCGGCGCCCACCACCTCCTGGCGGCAGCTGCAGGACCAGGAAGAGCGCCGCAGGAAGCGCGCCGCACAGCAGGTGCAGCCGGCTTCGGCACCGAAGGGCGGGGTTGGCGGGTCCATCCGCTCCATCGACGTGGACGGCCAACATTTCGACCTGGAGAAGGACTCAGCGCCTGCGTCTTCCGCGCCGGCACAGCCGGCCGCTCCCGCTCCGGCGGCCGCACCGGCGCAGTAA
- a CDS encoding AAA ATPase (SMART: AAA ATPase~KEGG: bov:BOV_1483 hypothetical protein), translating to MTAPAKVSIALGTRSGGDTAVLDLEELLATRLLVQGNSGSGKSHLLRRLLEQSAPWVQQAIIDPEGDFVTLADRYGHVVVDAQRGEADLQRIAARVRQHRVSVVLNLEGLDAEQQMRAAAAFLGGLFDADRDVWYPVLVVVDEAQLFAPTAAGEVSDEARKVSLGAMTNLMSRGRKRGLAGVIATQRLAKLAKNVAAEASNFLMGRTFLDIDMARAADLLGMERRQAEMFRDLQSGHFIALGPALARRPLPIHIGPVETSARSTSPKLVPLPEPAAAEDAHDLIFMPGADEVRPLVPRRPPAVAPTADVLAQLARSGPPAPPPPAAPQAPTLSPEQRQAAIDSALREILSERDAGFRTISVLYQDFLVRCRIHRIGGEALSLSAFRRRLAVAHAGIDAAEAEAEDSPWAEVLAMAGTLPEDMQGVFLSLARAAFDHRTCPSDADVARAYGSRSPGRARRLLAYMEERQVIVCRLDSQGRRIVAIPGLAWETEPGDPTAATSASAPEATPAD from the coding sequence ATGACGGCGCCCGCCAAGGTCTCCATTGCCCTCGGTACCCGCTCCGGCGGGGACACGGCCGTGCTGGACCTGGAGGAACTGCTGGCCACGCGCCTGCTGGTGCAGGGCAATTCCGGCTCCGGCAAATCCCACCTGTTGCGCCGGCTGCTGGAGCAGAGCGCCCCCTGGGTGCAGCAGGCGATCATCGATCCGGAGGGTGATTTCGTCACCCTGGCCGACCGCTATGGCCATGTGGTGGTGGATGCCCAGCGCGGCGAGGCGGACCTCCAGCGCATTGCCGCCCGGGTGCGCCAGCACCGGGTCTCGGTGGTGCTGAACCTCGAAGGGCTCGACGCCGAGCAGCAGATGCGCGCCGCCGCCGCCTTCCTCGGCGGCCTGTTCGATGCCGACCGCGATGTCTGGTATCCGGTTCTGGTGGTGGTGGACGAGGCACAATTGTTCGCCCCCACCGCCGCGGGTGAGGTGTCGGACGAGGCCCGCAAGGTGTCGCTCGGTGCCATGACCAATCTCATGTCCCGCGGCCGCAAGCGCGGCCTTGCCGGGGTCATCGCCACCCAGCGCCTGGCCAAGCTCGCCAAGAACGTGGCGGCGGAAGCCTCCAACTTCCTCATGGGCCGCACCTTCCTCGACATCGACATGGCCCGCGCCGCCGACCTGCTCGGCATGGAGCGGCGGCAGGCCGAGATGTTCCGCGACCTGCAGAGCGGCCATTTCATCGCGCTGGGTCCCGCGCTGGCGCGCCGGCCTTTGCCGATTCACATCGGCCCGGTGGAAACCTCCGCGCGCTCCACCAGCCCCAAGCTGGTGCCGCTGCCGGAGCCCGCCGCGGCCGAGGACGCCCACGATCTGATCTTCATGCCCGGTGCCGACGAGGTTCGCCCGCTGGTGCCACGCCGTCCGCCGGCGGTGGCGCCCACGGCGGACGTGCTGGCCCAGCTCGCGCGCAGCGGTCCCCCTGCCCCGCCGCCGCCGGCTGCGCCGCAGGCGCCCACCCTCTCACCCGAGCAGCGCCAGGCCGCCATCGATTCGGCCCTGCGCGAAATCCTGAGCGAGCGGGACGCGGGCTTTCGCACCATCTCGGTGCTCTATCAGGATTTCCTGGTGCGCTGCCGCATCCACAGGATCGGCGGGGAGGCGCTGAGCCTCTCGGCCTTCCGCCGCCGGCTGGCGGTGGCCCATGCCGGCATCGATGCCGCCGAGGCGGAAGCCGAGGATTCCCCCTGGGCCGAGGTGCTGGCCATGGCCGGCACCCTGCCGGAGGACATGCAGGGCGTGTTTCTCTCGCTCGCCCGCGCCGCGTTCGACCACCGCACCTGCCCCTCCGACGCCGACGTGGCCCGCGCCTACGGCAGCCGCTCCCCCGGCCGCGCACGGCGGCTTCTGGCCTACATGGAGGAGCGCCAGGTGATCGTCTGCCGGCTGGATAGCCAGGGCCGGCGCATCGTGGCCATTCCCGGCCTGGCCTGGGAAACTGAGCCCGGCGACCCCACCGCCGCCACCAGCGCGAGTGCACCCGAGGCGACGCCGGCGGATTGA
- a CDS encoding transposase IS116/IS110/IS902 family protein (PFAM: transposase IS111A/IS1328/IS1533; transposase IS116/IS110/IS902 family protein~KEGG: mlo:mll9195 transposase), with product MNEDSVVYVGVDVAKAKHAIAVAESGRSGEVRYVGEIETTSAAVERFVRKLAHKHPRLHFCYEAGPTGYGLYRQLVALGHACEVVAPSLIPKRPGEHVKTNRRDAVTLARLLRAGELKGIWVPDAVHEAVRDLVRAREAAGEDLRKKRQQLQSFLLRHGRTFTGRKAWSPAHSRWLAAQKFEHPAQQIVFQDQVDVIADASKRLERLDAQLVELVPTWSMAPVVAAYQALRGVSFVVAVTFVSEVGDVRRFDSPRQLMAFLGLVPSERSTGETVRRGGLTLAGNRRARRVLVEGAWSYRHPARVTETIRVRLEGLPKEVREIAWKAQTRLCARYRRMTAAGKKAPIVIAAIAREMAAFLWAISRQVEPVR from the coding sequence ATGAACGAGGATAGCGTGGTTTACGTCGGTGTCGATGTGGCAAAGGCCAAGCACGCAATCGCAGTTGCAGAGAGCGGACGCAGCGGCGAGGTGCGGTATGTCGGTGAGATCGAGACGACCTCGGCGGCCGTCGAGCGGTTCGTCCGAAAGCTCGCCCACAAGCATCCTCGGCTGCACTTCTGCTACGAAGCTGGCCCGACCGGCTACGGGCTCTATCGCCAGCTTGTTGCGCTCGGCCATGCCTGTGAGGTTGTGGCGCCCTCGCTGATCCCCAAGCGACCGGGCGAGCACGTCAAGACCAACCGACGCGACGCCGTCACCTTGGCCCGGCTCCTGCGGGCAGGAGAGCTCAAGGGGATCTGGGTTCCGGACGCGGTGCATGAGGCGGTCCGCGATCTGGTGCGGGCGCGTGAGGCCGCTGGGGAGGATCTGCGCAAGAAGCGTCAGCAGCTCCAATCGTTTCTGCTCCGCCACGGGCGGACGTTCACCGGCCGCAAGGCCTGGAGCCCCGCTCATTCGCGCTGGTTGGCGGCCCAGAAGTTCGAGCATCCGGCTCAGCAGATCGTGTTCCAGGATCAGGTCGACGTGATCGCTGATGCGAGCAAGCGGCTTGAGCGGCTGGATGCGCAGCTCGTCGAGCTCGTGCCCACCTGGTCTATGGCTCCTGTGGTGGCGGCCTATCAGGCGCTGCGTGGGGTATCGTTCGTAGTTGCCGTCACGTTCGTCAGCGAAGTCGGTGACGTTCGCCGGTTCGACAGTCCCCGCCAGCTCATGGCCTTCCTTGGCCTCGTGCCGTCCGAGCGCTCCACCGGTGAGACCGTCAGGCGCGGTGGTCTGACACTCGCAGGCAATCGGCGCGCCCGGCGCGTGCTCGTCGAAGGGGCTTGGAGTTACCGCCACCCCGCTCGTGTGACCGAGACCATCCGGGTTCGGCTCGAGGGCTTGCCCAAAGAGGTGCGGGAGATCGCCTGGAAGGCGCAGACCCGGCTCTGTGCCCGTTATCGGCGGATGACGGCCGCCGGCAAGAAGGCGCCGATCGTGATCGCGGCGATCGCACGCGAGATGGCAGCGTTCTTGTGGGCCATCAGTCGACAGGTCGAGCCGGTCCGGTGA